A part of Arachis hypogaea cultivar Tifrunner chromosome 12, arahy.Tifrunner.gnm2.J5K5, whole genome shotgun sequence genomic DNA contains:
- the LOC112728699 gene encoding putative disease resistance RPP13-like protein 1 isoform X1, translating to MAAALVGGAVLSSIFNVVFDRMSSPEFANWIKGKKLTQNLLERLKTNLYAVQAFLNDAEQKQIKERAVKAWLDSLKDAMYVADDLLDEVFTKAATKKHPGTFFSRYLKLQDRKIANRIEEIIERIESIVKQKDTLGLREIPKENMSWRITTSLVGSSNIYGREADKEAIVKLLLDDDDTGDGDISVIPIVGMGGIGKTTLAQLIYNDDKMKGNFDFRGWVCVSEEFDVTKTIIEAITKSPCNLNDLNLLQHELKEKLSTLKFFVVFDDAWNEDYEDWNRLLKTFQNGVKGSKILITTRSKKVASVVQTVSPHDLSLLSDEDCWLVFSKHARLSTDSMENPTLRKVGKDIVKKCDGLPLAAQALGGLLRGNSDVEYWNHILKSEIWKFSNDKIKVIPALRISYYYLPSCLKDCFVYCSLYPKDYEFDKDELILLWMAQNFLQPVGRNTLEEVGDEYFDELVARSFLQPHSTEKNKFVMHDLVHDLAMMFAGEFYFRAEELQNACEVDIKTRHLSHNANGNFPISKLLGVCDRIKHTRTFLEINLYSLIPFNMENAPCIMLSQLKYLRALSFNNFPLESVPDSIGELIHLRYLDLSETDIVTLPESLGNLYNLQTLKLYCCRNLEMLPVGMKKLVNLRHLDIRETDLHEMPKGMSKLKNLQFLSDYVVGKRRENKITELGALANLHQSISISKLENVVNSSEASMARMFDKDGIRYLKLSWSLDEDENIVDSQIERDILDELQPHCNLKQLEIERYRGTRFPDWVGHSSYHNITTITLFGCLSCCMLPSLGQLPSLKHLTIIGFVSVEIVGAELYFNQNGESCLETPPFPMLETLSFYSMPSWKEWRSLGYNAFPRLRELSIRKCPVLRGDLPNNLPSLQSLKIEECDELSCCVPRAPAITSLSISGKHLVGSVVEAITNTQLTCLTSLSISGCSSHIWFPVSAIPPSLQDLTILDCRELEFQMDGQHKSLQKLLICESCDSVASFSLLDSFPNLVTVEIEKCEKMESIVVTSSLSSLRFLTINNCGSMKFVSTIWMAAPQLERLSLLRCPEIDLSAPGLPHRCLRSLFISYCEKLVSSAFMNSQFHGLTDLSIHGGYDESVSVKSFPKEGWLPASLESLKLFFIFSVETLECKGLAHLTSLHELSIYHCPKLENMEGEKLPASLKQLSISGSPLLGKRCEMKDPQLWPKISHIPAIQVADRWIS from the coding sequence ATGGCTGCAGCACTTGTAGGTGGAGCTGTTCTGTCTTccatttttaatgttgtttttgacAGGATGTCGTCACCTGAATTTGCCAACTGGATCAAAGGGAAGAAGCTTACCCAGAATCTTCTTGAAAGGTTGAAGACCAATCTTTATGCTGTTCAAGCCTTTCTCAATGATGCTGAGCAGAAGCAGATCAAGGAGAGAGCTGTCAAGGCCTGGCTCGATAGTCTCAAAGATGCTATGTATGTTGCTGATGACTTGCTGGATGAAGTCTTCACCAAAGCTGCCACTAAGAAGCATCCAGGTACTTTCTTCTCTCGTTATCTCAAATTGCAAGATAGGAAGATAGCAAACAGGATTGAAGAAATAATTGAGAGGATAGAGTCTATTGTGAAGCAAAAAGACACTCTTGGTCTTAGAGAGATTCCTAAGGAGAACATGTCTTGGAGGATCACAACATCTCTCGTTGGAAGTTCTAATATATATGGCAGGGAAGCAGACAAGGAGGCCATAGTGAAGTTGTTGTTGGATGATGATGACACTGGTGATGGTGATATATCAGTGATTCCCATTGTGGGCATGGGCGGAATAGGAAAGACTACTTTGGCCCAATTGATTTACAATGACGATAAAATGAAGGGGAATTTTGATTTTCGAGGTTGGGTTTGTGTGTCCGAAGAGTTTGATGTCACCAAGACTATAATTGAGGCAATAACAAAGAGTCCTTGTAACTTGAATGATTTGAATTTACTTCAacatgaattaaaagaaaaattgtcaaCGCTGAAATTCTTTGTTGTCTTTGATGACGCATGGAATGAGGATTATGAAGACTGGAATAGGCttctaaaaacttttcaaaatggGGTTAAGGGGAGTAAAATTCTCATAACCACTAGAAGTAAAAAAGTGGCTTCTGTGGTGCAAACGGTTTCACCTCATGATTTAAGTTTATTGTCGGATGAAGATTGTTGGCTAGTATTTTCAAAACATGCACGCCTTTCCACTGACTCTATGGAAAATCCAACTCTGAGAAAAGTCGGCAAAGATATTGTAAAGAAGTGTGATGGATTGCCCTTGGCAGCTCAAGCCCTTGGAGGCTTATTGCGTGGAAATTCTGATGTTGAGTATTGGAATCATATATTGAAGAGTGAGATTTGGAAATTCTCCAATGACAAGATAAAAGTTATTCCGGCTTTAAGAATCAGTTATTACTATCTTCCTTCATGTCTAAAAGATTGTTTTGTTTATTGTTCGTTGTATCCAAAAGATTATGAATTTGATAAAGATGAGCTCATCTTGTTATGGATGGCTCAGAATTTTTTACAACCAGTAGGGAGAAACActttagaagaagttggtgatgaATATTTCGATGAATTAGTTGCGAGATCATTTTTGCAACCTCATAGtactgagaaaaataaatttgtgaTGCATGATCTCGTACATGATTTGGCAATGATGTTTGCTGGAGAATTCTATTTTAGAGCGGAAGAGCTTCAGAATGCATGTGAGGTTGATATTAAAACTCGTCATTTGTCCCATAATGCTAACGGCAATTTTCCAATCTCAAAACTGTTGGGAGTTTGTGACAGAATAAAACATACAAGGACATTTCTTGAAATCAATCTGTACTCGCTGATACCATTCAACATGGAAAACGCACCTTGCATCATGTTGTCACAGTTGAAGTACCTGAGAGCCTTGTCGTTCAATAACTTTCCTCTTGAGTCAGTGCCTGATTCAATAGGGGAGTTGATTCATTTGCGTTACTTGGATCTGTCCGAGACCGACATTGTGACATTGCCGGAGTCATTAGGTAACCTGTACAACTTGCAGACCTTGAAGTTGTATTGCTGTAGAAATCTGGAAATGTTACCTGTTGGCATGAAAAAGCTTGTGAATTTGCGGCATCTTGATATTAGAGAAACTGATTTGCATGAGATGCCAAAAGGAATGAGCAAGTTGAAAAATTTGCAGTTTTTAAGCGACTATGTTGTTGGGAAGCGTAGAGAGAACAAGATCACAGAATTGGGAGCACTTGCAAATCTACACCAATCTATTTCCATTTCCAAGTTGGAGAATGTGGTGAACAGCAGTGAAGCTTCGATGGCAAGAATGTTTGATAAGGATGGCATTAGGTATTTGAAGTTGAGTTGGTCGCTAGATGAAGATGAGAATATAGTTGATTCCCAAATAGAAAGAGATATACTGGACGAGTTACAACCTCATTGTAATTTGAAACAACTAGAAATCGAGCGTTACAGGGGTACAAGATTTCCAGATTGGGTGGGACATTCTTCCTACCACAACATCACCACAATAACACTGTTTGGTTGTTTGAGTTGCTGTATGCTTCCTTCACTTGGACAATTGCCCTCTTTGAAGCACCTAACAATTATAGGCTTTGTAAGTGTTGAGATTGTGGGTGCTGAGTTATACTTTAACCAGAATGGTGAATCTTGTTTGGAGACACCACCATTCCCAATGCTTGAAACTCTTTCCTTTTATTCAATGCCTAGCTGGAAGGAGTGGCGTTCACTGGGGTACAATGCATTTCCTCGACTTAGGGAGCTTTCCATAAGGAAGTGTCCCGTGTTGAGAGGAGATTTGCCAAATAACCTTCCATCTCTGCAATCACTTAAGATTGAGGAGTGCGATGAGCTGAGTTGTTGTGTTCCAAGGGCTCCTGCGATTACCagtctttcaatttcaggaaagCATCTGGTGGGGTCCGTGGTGGAGGCCATTACCAACACGCAACTGACTTGCCTCACTTCTTTATCCATCTCAGGTTGTTCCTCCCACATATGGTTTCCAGTGAGTGCTATTCCCCCATCACTACAAGACTTGACGATATTGGATTGCAGAGAATTAGAATTCCAAATGGATGGCCAACACAAGTCACTGCAGAAACTATTGATATGTGAGAGCTGTGATTCAGTTGCATCCTTCTCGTTGTTGGATTCCTTTCCAAATCTCGTGACTGTTGAAATCGAGAAATGTGAAAAGATGGAGTCAATTGTGGTGACAAGTTCTCTTTCATCTCTGCGTTTTCTAACTATCAACAATTGTGGGAGTATGAAATTCGTGTCGACGATATGGATGGCAGCACCTCAGCTAGAGCGTCTTTCATTACTGCGTTGCCCAGAGATCGATTTGTCTGCTCCAGGGCTTCCACACCGTTGCCTCAGATCTCTTTTCATCAGCTACTGCGAGAAACTAGTGAGCTCAGCATTCATGAATTCGCAATTTCATGGGCTTACTGATCTTTCCATTCATGGCGGATACGACGAGAGTGTGAGTGTGAAATCTTTCCCAAAGGAAGGTTGGTTGCCTGCCTCCCTTGAGTCTCTtaaactttttttcatttttagtgTGGAGACGTTGGAATGCAAGGGACTTGCCCACCTCACCTCCCTCCATGAATTATCTATTTATCATTGTCCCAAGTTGGAGAATATGGAGGGTGAAAAGCTGCCTGCCTCTCTAAAACAACTCAGCATCAGTGGTAGCCCTTTACTGGGTAAACGGTGCGAGATGAAGGACCCACAGCTTTGGCCCAAAATCTCCCACATCCCCGCCATTCAAGTTGCTGACAGGTGGATTTCGTAA
- the LOC112728695 gene encoding putative disease resistance RPP13-like protein 1, which yields MAAALVGGAVLSSTFSVIFNRMSSPEVANWIKGKKLTQKLLERLKTNLYAVQAFLIDAEQKQIKERAVKDWLDSLKAAMYVADDLLDDVFTKAATQKDSGTFFSRFLNSQDREIANRMEEIIDRIESIVKQKDTLGLTKIPKEDMSWRITTSLVGSSNIYGREKDKEAIVKMLLNDDDTGDGDIPVISIVGMGGIGKTTLAQLIYDDDKVENYFNFRGWVCVSEEFDVIKVTKTIIEAITKSPCNLNDLNLLQHELKKRLSEGKFFVVLDDAWNENYGSWNRLLKPFQNGVKGSKILITTRSTKVASAAQTISSYELSLLSDEDCWLIFSKHACLSTYSMENQTLEKLGRDIVKKCHGLPLAAQALGGLLHGNSDVEHWNRILKSEIWELSEDESELIPALRISYYYLPSCLKDCFVYCSLYPKDYEFDKDELILLWMAQNFLQPVGKKTPEEVGDKYFDELIARSFLQPHSITWKNKFVMHDLVHDLAMMFAGDFYFRAEEIENTVEIDIKTRHLSHNAKGNYPISKLLGVCDGIKHIRTFLEINLELWIPFNMENAPCILLSQLKYLRALSFHGFPLESVPDSIGELIHLRYLDLSKTNIVTLPESLGNLYNLQTLKLYSCYNLKMLPVGMKGLVNLRHLDIRGTQLHEMPKGMSKLKNLQFLSDYVVGKHEENKITEWGALADLHGSISIGKLENVVNSSEALEARMSDKDGIDSITLIWSSNEEENTVDSQMERDILDKLRPHTNLKGLYISGYRGTTFPDWLGHSSYRNITKIMLDGCRNCCMLPSLGQLPSLKHLEISKFESVGIVGAEFYFYQNDESCVKTPPFQKLETLLFKSMPCWKEWRSMVLNAFPRLWHLTISECPMLRGDLPIHLPSLQSLQIDKCDELSCCVPRAPAITSLSISGKHLVGSVVEAITNTQLTCLTSLSISDCSSHIWFPVSAIPLSLQELTIESCGELEFEMDGQHHSLQKLSIQNSCDSLTSFSLLDAFPNLVRVEIEKCEKMESIVVSRSLVSLRYLWIKHCGSMKSVSTIWMAAPQLERLSLVGCPEIDLCAPGVPHRSLRYLGISYCEKLVSSAAFMNSQFQGLIRLSIHGEYGESVKSLPKEGWLPASLQSLTLEGIKSVETLECKGLAHLTSLHQLSINECPKLENMEGEKLPASLKQLSIYKSPLLGNRCQKKDPQLWPKISHIRAIQVDSRWIW from the coding sequence ATGGCTGCAGCACTTGTTGGTGGAGCTGTTCTGTCTTCCacttttagtgttatttttaacAGGATGTCCTCACCTGAAGTTGCCAACTGGATCAAAGGGAAGAAGCTTACCCAGAAGCTGCTTGAAAGGTTGAAGACCAATCTTTATGCTGTTCAAGCCTTTCTCATTGATGCTGAGCAGAAGCAGATCAAGGAGAGAGCTGTCAAGGACTGGCTGGATAGTCTCAAAGCTGCTATGTATGTTGCTGATGACTTGCTGGATGATGTCTTCACCAAAGCTGCCACTCAGAAGGATTCAGGTACCTTCTTCTCTCGTTTTCTCAATTCGCAAGATAGGGAGATAGCAAACAGGATGGAGGAAATCATTGATAGGATAGAGTCTATTGTGAAGCAAAAAGACACTCTTGGTCTCACAAAAATTCCTAAGGAGGACATGTCATGGAGGATCACAACATCTCTCGTTGGAAGTTCTAATATATATGGTAGGGAAAAAGACAAGGAGGCCATAGTGAAAatgttgttgaatgatgatgACACTGGTGATGGTGATATACCTGTGATTTCCATTGTGGGTATGGGCGGAATTGGAAAGACTACTTTGGCCCAATTGATTTACGATGACGATAAAGTGGAGAACTACTTTAATTTTCGAGGTTGGGTTTGTGTGTCCGAAGAGTTTGATGTTATTAAGGTCACCAAGACTATAATTGAGGCAATAACAAAGAGTCCTTGTAACTTGAATGATTTGAATTTACTTCAGCATGAGTTAAAGAAGAGATTATCCGAAGGGAAATTCTTTGTGGTTTTGGACGATGCATGGAATGAGAATTATGGTAGTTGGAATAGGCTTCTAAAACCTTTTCAGAATGGGGTTAAGGGGAGCAAAATTCTCATAACTACTAGAAGTACAAAGGTGGCTTCTGCGGCACAGACTATTTCATCTTATGAACTAAGTTTATTGTCGGATGAAGATTGTTGGTTAATATTTTCAAAACATGCATGTCTTTCCACTTACTCTATGGAGAATCAAACTTTGGAAAAGCTCGGCAGAGATATTGTAAAGAAGTGTCATGGCTTGCCCTTGGCAGCTCAAGCACTAGGAGGCTTATTGCATGGAAATTCTGATGTCGAGCATTGGAATCGTATATTGAAGAGTGAGATTTGGGAATTGTCCGAAGATGAGAGCGAACTCATTCCAGCATTAAGAATCAGTTACTACTATCTTCCTTCATGTCTGAAAGATTGTTTTGTTTATTGTTCGTTGTATCCAAAGGATTATGAATTTGATAAAGATGAATTGATCTTGTTATGGATGGCTCAGAATTTTTTACAACCAGTTGGGAAAAAGACTCCAGAAGAAGTTGGTGATAaatattttgatgaattaattgCGAGATCATTTTTGCAACCTCATAGTATTACCTGGAAAAATAAATTTGTGATGCATGATCTCGTGCATGATTTGGCAATGATGTTTGCTGGAGATTTCTATTTTAGAGCAGAAGAGATTGAGAATACAGTTGAGATTGATATTAAAACTCGTCATTTGTCCCACAATGCTAAAGGCAATTATCCAATCTCAAAACTGTTGGGAGTTTGTGACGGAATAAAACATATAAGGACATTTCTTGAAATCAATTTGGAGTTATGGATCCCATTTAACATGGAAAACGCACCTTGTATCTTGTTGTCACAGTTGAAGTACCTGAGAGCGTTGTCGTTCCACGGCTTTCCTCTTGAGTCAGTACCTGATTCAATAGGTGAGTTGATTCATTTGCGTTACTTGGATCTGTCCAAGACCAACATTGTGACATTGCCGGAGTCATTGGGTAACCTCTATAATTTGCAGACCTTGAAGTTGTATTCCTGCTATAATCTGAAAATGCTACCTGTTGGCATGAAAGGTCTTGTAAATTTGCGCCATCTTGATATTAGAGGGACTCAGTTGCATGAGATGCCAAAAGGCATGAGCAAGTTGAAAAATTTGCAGTTTTTAAGCGACTATGTTGTTGGGAAACATGAAGAGAACAAGATCACAGAATGGGGAGCACTAGCAGATCTACACGGATCAATTTCCATTGGCAAATTGGAGAATGTGGTGAACAGCAGTGAAGCTTTGGAGGCAAGAATGTCCGATAAGGATGGCATTGATTCTATAACGTTAATTTGGTCATCGAATGAAGAGGAGAATACAGTTGATTCCCAGATGGAAAGAGATATACTTGACAAGTTACGACCTCACACTAATTTGAAAGGGTTATATATCTCTGGTTACAGGGGTACAACCTTTCCAGATTGGTTGGGACATTCTTCCTACCGCAACATCACCAAAATAATGCTGGATGGTTGCAGGAATTGTTGTATGCTTCCTTCACTTGGACAATTGCCCTCTTTGAAGCAccttgaaatttcaaaatttgaaagtGTGGGGATTGTGGGTGCTGAGTTTTACTTTTACCAGAACGATGAATCTTGTGTGAAGACACCACCATTTCAAAAGCTTGAAACTCTTTTGTTTAAGTCAATGCCTTGCTGGAAGGAGTGGCGTTCAATGGTGTTGAATGCATTTCCTCGACTTTGGCATCTCACCATAAGTGAGTGTCCGATGTTGAGAGGAGATTTGCCCATTCATCTACCATCTTTGCAATCACTTCAGATTGACAAGTGCGATGAGCTGAGTTGTTGTGTTCCAAGGGCACCTGCGATTACCagtctttcaatttcaggaaagCATCTAGTGGGGTCCGTGGTGGAGGCCATTACCAACACGCAACTGACTTGCCTCACTTCTTTATCCATCTCAGATTGTTCCTCCCACATATGGTTTCCAGTGAGTGCTATTCCTCTATCACTACAAGAGTTGACGATCGAGAGTTGTGGAGAATTAGAATTCGAAATGGATGGGCAACATCACTCGCTGCAGAAACTATCAATACAGAACAGCTGTGATTCACTTACATCCTTCTCGTTGTTGGATGCCTTTCCGAATCTCGTGCGTGTTGAAATCGAGAAATGTGAAAAGATGGAGTCAATTGTGGTGTCACGCTCCCTTGTTTCTCTCCGATATTTATGGATCAAGCATTGTGGGAGTATGAAATCCGTGTCGACGATATGGATGGCAGCACCTCAGCTAGAGCGTCTCTCATTAGTGGGTTGCCCAGAGATCGATTTGTGTGCTCCCGGGGTTCCACACCGTAGCCTCAGATATCTTGGAATCAGCTACTGCGAGAAACTAGTGAGCAGTGCAGCATTCATGAATTCACAATTTCAAGGGCTTATTCGTCTTTCCATTCATGGTGAATACGGCGAGAGTGTGAAGTCCCTCCCAAAGGAAGGTTGGTTGCCTGCCTCCCTTCAGTCTCTCACACTGGAAGGCATTAAAAGTGTGGAGACGTTGGAATGCAAGGGACTTGCCCACCTCACCTCCCTCCATCAATTATCTATTAATGAATGTCCCAAGTTGGAGAATATGGAGGGTGAAAAGCTGCCTGCCTCTCTAAAACAACTCAGCATCTATAAAAGCCCTTTGCTGGGCAATCGATGTCAGAAGAAGGATCCACAGCTTTGGCCCAAAATCTCCCACATCCGCGCCATTCAAGTTGATAGCAGATGGATTTGGTAA
- the LOC112728699 gene encoding putative disease resistance RPP13-like protein 1 isoform X2, with protein MSSPEFANWIKGKKLTQNLLERLKTNLYAVQAFLNDAEQKQIKERAVKAWLDSLKDAMYVADDLLDEVFTKAATKKHPGTFFSRYLKLQDRKIANRIEEIIERIESIVKQKDTLGLREIPKENMSWRITTSLVGSSNIYGREADKEAIVKLLLDDDDTGDGDISVIPIVGMGGIGKTTLAQLIYNDDKMKGNFDFRGWVCVSEEFDVTKTIIEAITKSPCNLNDLNLLQHELKEKLSTLKFFVVFDDAWNEDYEDWNRLLKTFQNGVKGSKILITTRSKKVASVVQTVSPHDLSLLSDEDCWLVFSKHARLSTDSMENPTLRKVGKDIVKKCDGLPLAAQALGGLLRGNSDVEYWNHILKSEIWKFSNDKIKVIPALRISYYYLPSCLKDCFVYCSLYPKDYEFDKDELILLWMAQNFLQPVGRNTLEEVGDEYFDELVARSFLQPHSTEKNKFVMHDLVHDLAMMFAGEFYFRAEELQNACEVDIKTRHLSHNANGNFPISKLLGVCDRIKHTRTFLEINLYSLIPFNMENAPCIMLSQLKYLRALSFNNFPLESVPDSIGELIHLRYLDLSETDIVTLPESLGNLYNLQTLKLYCCRNLEMLPVGMKKLVNLRHLDIRETDLHEMPKGMSKLKNLQFLSDYVVGKRRENKITELGALANLHQSISISKLENVVNSSEASMARMFDKDGIRYLKLSWSLDEDENIVDSQIERDILDELQPHCNLKQLEIERYRGTRFPDWVGHSSYHNITTITLFGCLSCCMLPSLGQLPSLKHLTIIGFVSVEIVGAELYFNQNGESCLETPPFPMLETLSFYSMPSWKEWRSLGYNAFPRLRELSIRKCPVLRGDLPNNLPSLQSLKIEECDELSCCVPRAPAITSLSISGKHLVGSVVEAITNTQLTCLTSLSISGCSSHIWFPVSAIPPSLQDLTILDCRELEFQMDGQHKSLQKLLICESCDSVASFSLLDSFPNLVTVEIEKCEKMESIVVTSSLSSLRFLTINNCGSMKFVSTIWMAAPQLERLSLLRCPEIDLSAPGLPHRCLRSLFISYCEKLVSSAFMNSQFHGLTDLSIHGGYDESVSVKSFPKEGWLPASLESLKLFFIFSVETLECKGLAHLTSLHELSIYHCPKLENMEGEKLPASLKQLSISGSPLLGKRCEMKDPQLWPKISHIPAIQVADRWIS; from the coding sequence ATGTCGTCACCTGAATTTGCCAACTGGATCAAAGGGAAGAAGCTTACCCAGAATCTTCTTGAAAGGTTGAAGACCAATCTTTATGCTGTTCAAGCCTTTCTCAATGATGCTGAGCAGAAGCAGATCAAGGAGAGAGCTGTCAAGGCCTGGCTCGATAGTCTCAAAGATGCTATGTATGTTGCTGATGACTTGCTGGATGAAGTCTTCACCAAAGCTGCCACTAAGAAGCATCCAGGTACTTTCTTCTCTCGTTATCTCAAATTGCAAGATAGGAAGATAGCAAACAGGATTGAAGAAATAATTGAGAGGATAGAGTCTATTGTGAAGCAAAAAGACACTCTTGGTCTTAGAGAGATTCCTAAGGAGAACATGTCTTGGAGGATCACAACATCTCTCGTTGGAAGTTCTAATATATATGGCAGGGAAGCAGACAAGGAGGCCATAGTGAAGTTGTTGTTGGATGATGATGACACTGGTGATGGTGATATATCAGTGATTCCCATTGTGGGCATGGGCGGAATAGGAAAGACTACTTTGGCCCAATTGATTTACAATGACGATAAAATGAAGGGGAATTTTGATTTTCGAGGTTGGGTTTGTGTGTCCGAAGAGTTTGATGTCACCAAGACTATAATTGAGGCAATAACAAAGAGTCCTTGTAACTTGAATGATTTGAATTTACTTCAacatgaattaaaagaaaaattgtcaaCGCTGAAATTCTTTGTTGTCTTTGATGACGCATGGAATGAGGATTATGAAGACTGGAATAGGCttctaaaaacttttcaaaatggGGTTAAGGGGAGTAAAATTCTCATAACCACTAGAAGTAAAAAAGTGGCTTCTGTGGTGCAAACGGTTTCACCTCATGATTTAAGTTTATTGTCGGATGAAGATTGTTGGCTAGTATTTTCAAAACATGCACGCCTTTCCACTGACTCTATGGAAAATCCAACTCTGAGAAAAGTCGGCAAAGATATTGTAAAGAAGTGTGATGGATTGCCCTTGGCAGCTCAAGCCCTTGGAGGCTTATTGCGTGGAAATTCTGATGTTGAGTATTGGAATCATATATTGAAGAGTGAGATTTGGAAATTCTCCAATGACAAGATAAAAGTTATTCCGGCTTTAAGAATCAGTTATTACTATCTTCCTTCATGTCTAAAAGATTGTTTTGTTTATTGTTCGTTGTATCCAAAAGATTATGAATTTGATAAAGATGAGCTCATCTTGTTATGGATGGCTCAGAATTTTTTACAACCAGTAGGGAGAAACActttagaagaagttggtgatgaATATTTCGATGAATTAGTTGCGAGATCATTTTTGCAACCTCATAGtactgagaaaaataaatttgtgaTGCATGATCTCGTACATGATTTGGCAATGATGTTTGCTGGAGAATTCTATTTTAGAGCGGAAGAGCTTCAGAATGCATGTGAGGTTGATATTAAAACTCGTCATTTGTCCCATAATGCTAACGGCAATTTTCCAATCTCAAAACTGTTGGGAGTTTGTGACAGAATAAAACATACAAGGACATTTCTTGAAATCAATCTGTACTCGCTGATACCATTCAACATGGAAAACGCACCTTGCATCATGTTGTCACAGTTGAAGTACCTGAGAGCCTTGTCGTTCAATAACTTTCCTCTTGAGTCAGTGCCTGATTCAATAGGGGAGTTGATTCATTTGCGTTACTTGGATCTGTCCGAGACCGACATTGTGACATTGCCGGAGTCATTAGGTAACCTGTACAACTTGCAGACCTTGAAGTTGTATTGCTGTAGAAATCTGGAAATGTTACCTGTTGGCATGAAAAAGCTTGTGAATTTGCGGCATCTTGATATTAGAGAAACTGATTTGCATGAGATGCCAAAAGGAATGAGCAAGTTGAAAAATTTGCAGTTTTTAAGCGACTATGTTGTTGGGAAGCGTAGAGAGAACAAGATCACAGAATTGGGAGCACTTGCAAATCTACACCAATCTATTTCCATTTCCAAGTTGGAGAATGTGGTGAACAGCAGTGAAGCTTCGATGGCAAGAATGTTTGATAAGGATGGCATTAGGTATTTGAAGTTGAGTTGGTCGCTAGATGAAGATGAGAATATAGTTGATTCCCAAATAGAAAGAGATATACTGGACGAGTTACAACCTCATTGTAATTTGAAACAACTAGAAATCGAGCGTTACAGGGGTACAAGATTTCCAGATTGGGTGGGACATTCTTCCTACCACAACATCACCACAATAACACTGTTTGGTTGTTTGAGTTGCTGTATGCTTCCTTCACTTGGACAATTGCCCTCTTTGAAGCACCTAACAATTATAGGCTTTGTAAGTGTTGAGATTGTGGGTGCTGAGTTATACTTTAACCAGAATGGTGAATCTTGTTTGGAGACACCACCATTCCCAATGCTTGAAACTCTTTCCTTTTATTCAATGCCTAGCTGGAAGGAGTGGCGTTCACTGGGGTACAATGCATTTCCTCGACTTAGGGAGCTTTCCATAAGGAAGTGTCCCGTGTTGAGAGGAGATTTGCCAAATAACCTTCCATCTCTGCAATCACTTAAGATTGAGGAGTGCGATGAGCTGAGTTGTTGTGTTCCAAGGGCTCCTGCGATTACCagtctttcaatttcaggaaagCATCTGGTGGGGTCCGTGGTGGAGGCCATTACCAACACGCAACTGACTTGCCTCACTTCTTTATCCATCTCAGGTTGTTCCTCCCACATATGGTTTCCAGTGAGTGCTATTCCCCCATCACTACAAGACTTGACGATATTGGATTGCAGAGAATTAGAATTCCAAATGGATGGCCAACACAAGTCACTGCAGAAACTATTGATATGTGAGAGCTGTGATTCAGTTGCATCCTTCTCGTTGTTGGATTCCTTTCCAAATCTCGTGACTGTTGAAATCGAGAAATGTGAAAAGATGGAGTCAATTGTGGTGACAAGTTCTCTTTCATCTCTGCGTTTTCTAACTATCAACAATTGTGGGAGTATGAAATTCGTGTCGACGATATGGATGGCAGCACCTCAGCTAGAGCGTCTTTCATTACTGCGTTGCCCAGAGATCGATTTGTCTGCTCCAGGGCTTCCACACCGTTGCCTCAGATCTCTTTTCATCAGCTACTGCGAGAAACTAGTGAGCTCAGCATTCATGAATTCGCAATTTCATGGGCTTACTGATCTTTCCATTCATGGCGGATACGACGAGAGTGTGAGTGTGAAATCTTTCCCAAAGGAAGGTTGGTTGCCTGCCTCCCTTGAGTCTCTtaaactttttttcatttttagtgTGGAGACGTTGGAATGCAAGGGACTTGCCCACCTCACCTCCCTCCATGAATTATCTATTTATCATTGTCCCAAGTTGGAGAATATGGAGGGTGAAAAGCTGCCTGCCTCTCTAAAACAACTCAGCATCAGTGGTAGCCCTTTACTGGGTAAACGGTGCGAGATGAAGGACCCACAGCTTTGGCCCAAAATCTCCCACATCCCCGCCATTCAAGTTGCTGACAGGTGGATTTCGTAA